GGTTTTTTCTTGGCCTGCGACAGAGTTTGATTACTGAGATACTTTTTCTGCAGTAAGCCCTGCCACACACCACCCTCATGTTCCAGCTTCCAAAGCCAATTAACCAGAAGTCTAATGTACATTAATTACAATTTAAGAACACACAGCCCTCCCATATCCTTTGATAAACAAATAGTTTTCCAGTTTACCAAATGATGTTTTCTGGACCCAAGATCTTCCTGCCATAAAAGCCTCTTCATAAAGTAGATCAACTCTTTTTCCACTCCCTTAGGAAAATTATAGAAGGAAGTCATATAAATTGGAATGGTCCTGTGTGCACATATCGCGCACAAGCGCTAGCTGCACTAGAATGCATAGTCGACATAAATAGGCGGTAGGAACTCATAATTGGTGTACTGCTTCTGTGTTTGCTCTTTGCTGCGTTCTGGAAGGACCTCTTCAATGTATTCATGTATAACTGAATGTAATCAAGAATATTTACATGTGCCATGCATTATATCCTGATCTCCTTGCTTTGTCGTGTAAATGTATCTGCCTCCTATGCTTtacatttatgttactttatacagtaTACTGCTATATTTCACCGCTTCTGTTTCTTGCTTTTAGGAGGAAATGCTGTGCTTTTATATGCTTCCATGTACCATGATGTTACCGTCATTGTGAATATTTCTGGCCGCTTTGCTTTAGAGCAAGGTATGGAAGGGCGGCTGGGGAAGAATTTCCTGCAGAGGATAAAGAAAGATGGATACATAGACGTCAGAAATAAAAAAGGTGTAAGTTTGCTACATTTGACATGTCATTATCTTGTTAAGTACTAAATAATAAGCCTCACATGGTATTTATTTTGATAAAATACTACAGATCTGAAGCCTATCACATGTTTATGAATCAAACAAACTTTTCCCGAGTTTTCCAAGTAAAATAGTTTTGTGCTGATTCTGGTAGTGTATATCACAAGCCTTTTCAGTTTATCTGGTGAAACCAGTTAACAAGATCAGGTTATGACATGTGTTATGGGATGACTTACAATACATGAGAATCCATTGAATTGTATAGCTTAGTCAGTTATTTGTAAGCTTCATCATCCTTATGTCAACCATAGGTGGCATAGTTATTTTTGTTTCTCTGCTTATATCCACAAGACTGAACCTGCAAATATTGTAACTGAAAGATTTATTTTGAAAATGAGAGCCCCAGTGTTATGCTTACTTACCTTATTGCAATATTAACGTTGCTATGCCTTTGTGCAGGGAAGTTTGAGTACCGGGTGACAGAAGAAAGCCTGCGAGATCGCCTGAGCACTGATACCCTGCTTTCGAGCCGCTCCATAAGCAAAGACTGCAGGTTCTAAGCTGCTCTCTTTCACCTGAACCTACTCACATGAACAATTCAATCATTGAGAAAAATATGTACCGATCTGCAGGGTTCTCACGGTTCATGGCTCTGAAGATGAAACGGTCCCAGCGAGAGACGCCCTGATGTTTGCTGCGAACATCCCAAACCATGACTTGCATATAGTCGTGGGAGCCAACCATCGGTACACAGGCCACGAGCAAGAGCTGACATCACTCGTACTGGATTTCATCAAGCCCCGTCCTCGAAAATCATCATCCTTACGTCCGAAATTGTGATCATCTGACCATTGTGGGGCTTGATTGATGTACCATTTACTTGTTACATTACAGGATGACAAAAGGCCTGTGTATAGTCGTTGTGCTGTGCTGCACTAATTTCAGTAAGATTTCTTCATCTTACATTTTCTGAACGCAGAAAGAAGCTCAGACTAGTTATCATTTCTAAAAGTAGGAAATGTGCGAATTGGGCAATATCGCAAAATTactttttttttgaaccgggcctCAACCCCTTTCCATTAAAAGCATAACGGAAATACATAGTTCAGATATCCACAGACCCAAGTACCAACTACATTGCAAGGAAACTAGAAAGGGGAGGCGAGTTTAAAGCACCACTGGGAAACCCATCATGAGCACTCGTCATCGAGCAGCTCATTGTGGGGCGAATGGTCTTGCAAAggctcatactccctccgtccgggaataGTTGTCCCCGCGGGATTTTTAAAAAAAAACCTTCACGTTTGCCCGACCAAACCCGCACTCCCTCTCCATCTTCCTCCGACACCGGCTGACTCCAACGCCGCCCAGCTCCTCCGCGCCACCGCGCCGTGCAGCTCCCCTGCGCAACCGCGCCGCGCTGCCGCGCCGCTCCACCACACCGCGCCGCCGCGCAGCTCCCCCGCAGCTcaaccgcgccgcgccgccgcaccatcgttcCGCGCTCCCCTGCACAACCCCTAAAAATCCCCCATTTTCCTTGTTGCTCGAGCTCGACTCCTCCACGCCGGACGTCGCCTCGTCCACACCGCCAGACGCCGCCCCGCCCTCACCGCCGGAGCTCCCCCGCCCCACGCCTCCGCCGTGTTGCTTCCGGCGGTCGGCGGATTAAGGCAGCGGCCTCGCTGGCCCATGGAACCCGCCAGAGTTCAAAGGTCTCCTTTTTCCCCTTCCGCTCCCTTTGATCTCTTGCAATTTTCTTCTTCACCTTCTTCGATTGGTCTACTGGAAACAGAACAGAGGTAAACAAAGCAATCTTTACTGAAAACATAACAGAGTTGCATGGTGGCGTTCGAGGTTGAACCTGTACTGAACAAAACAAGgctgagatggatggatggatagattGTGTGAGATGAAATATGAGAATCTTGCTTTGTGTCAATTTCAGTTGTCCATCAAGTACTCCATTCACATTGCTGCTGCTCCATCTTTATTAATCCTGAAAtaacatcaatgttgtactccattCAGACTGTTGTTATCTAACTGAATTTCAGTTGTCAATTTTTTTGCACTTACATGCTTCTATCAGTGGTTATCTAACTGAATCTTGCTCATTTGTTTGTCACCTGTAGATGCCATGCTCAATTTTTTGGTAAAGCTACTCGAGTTGCCAGCAATGCATGCAAAGCGGCAACAGTTGGCTGCTCAGTTTTTCTTGTACTGCCAAGATGGAAGGTGAGCACCAATATTTCTGAAACTAGTGATTTGACACTAGTGAAAATTCAGTTACTGCTTGAGTGATTTGACACTGTTGAAAATTCAGTTACTGTCAATTCTACAGTACACAAGATTCAGTGTAAATCTTCAAAATGAATTGCTGTTAGTACACGATCAATTAACTAATTTGGCATTATTACTCCCTAGAGAACGGATTGTACAACACTGAAAATTACTCTGAATGTACTCCAGTTGACTGTATATTCACTGAATGTACAACACCAAAAATTACTCCAATGACTGTACATTGACTGCATATATTTCATTGATGTCAAATTTTATTTATGTGTCAAGTCTGACATCAACTTGTAAGAAGAATAAGGGTGAGTCCAAGATCAGGTGATTGAGTGAGTGATGTGGTTGCTGAAGTTCAGACATGTTCAATGAGAACAACTACCGTGGAGATTAAATTCAATGAGAATaaattcaaataaatccaaataaatcCATCATGTCAGGATTCTTGATCAAAGACCCACTTAGGAGTAGTTTGTCATTGTTAAACACAAGTTTAAAATGAATATGCTTCTTTTGTTGTGGTAATCCAAAATGCTTCTTTTGAGTACAGTAGCTGTAAAACTTAGTCTATCTGGAGCTTGAGCTTGTGAGCTTCTTTAGCAAGATTACTGAATACCCTGAATTTGTCATTATAAACTGTGAACTGAACACTAACACTTTTACAATAAATTAGGACTATACAAACACTTTTACAGTTCTGAACACTTTTCACAAGATGAAGCTCTTGATCTTACAGTAAAACTGTTCTGAACACTTTTCACAAGATGAAGCTCTTGATCTTACAGTAAAACTGTTCTGAACACTTTTCACAAGAGGAAGCTTGGTTTTTTTTCGATCTATACTTTTAAAGTTCAAGACACTCTTGTAAATTAAATAAATCAAATGGTGTATAAATGGTGTATAAATCCTCTTGGAAACTTTAGGTATGTttgcaattggacaaatggtgtataaatccaaataaatcaaataaattcaaataattcaaataaatccaaataaatccaaataaatcCAAATACGTCTATCCTTTCTTTCCCTATCCTTTCTCATTGAACACATGACACAATACATACACATGACACAAGCCATACACATGACACATCAAATACTCCtatcctttcttttctttttccctttccctttctttttgagctttctctATCTACTCATTTCCTTGTTCTATAATGGCCATTGTATCAGTAATTAGCTCAGGACTGCAGTATACACCGGTTATTTCTTCTCCCCCATTTTGTAGACGGTCCTTGTGTAGATGCGGCAGCTTATAGTTGTTTCCTCCTTGATCTTTCATCACTTCCACCATGACTGCTTGCAACGTCATAAAGCTTTTGAACAGCTTATGGGGATCGTAGTTCTCAAACTCCTCCTCTACACCCTGTACTAGTTCCTGTATATTCATAGGCGCTCTGCAGTCGGTTAGGGATTGGAGGGAGCAGTGGAAACAAAGATCCAGAACATTGAGCTCAAGGCTGTTTGGTGGTTGTTGCAATAATCGAATATCCAGATCTGTCTGTGCCACGGCTTCTAGAAAACCAGCATCATTAGGGAGGACATGCGGTGTTGCATTATCTTGTTGAATAAAGATCGTTGTGTCCTCGTCACCGTCCGGCCATTTGTCTTGAATGGCAGGGATTACTTTATTGATCAAGTAATCTCTGCACACAGGTCTAGTAACTTTGACCGGCTTCAACTCTATTGTCCCCCTATCTCTGTTCTGGCTTGTTCGTTGTGCCTCGGTCTATACCACGAATGGCCAAATGCCAAGTTTCCCATCAAATATCATCTCCCCATCTTCATTGTAGCGAGGTTTGGCTATAGCTGTTAGAAACATTACCTTCCCAATGCTATGAGTATTGTGCACAGTTCGGTTTGGTTCTTCTTCTCCAGGCGGTACGTAGTAGCTACTCTTCACTCGGGTCATGTCATACCATTTCTCGTCGATGTGGACCATATTTGTCATTGGCTTGAAACTGGGCCAAGGACTTGATATCCATCTTTCATCCATCATGGATAGGCAGAACTTTAGTCTCGCTATCTTGTTCTGTGGCTTGAGGGTGGGTTTGATGGTGCTTGTGATGCGTTTCAGCTCTTGCAATTGAAATCTGTCATGTAGGGTTGATCGGGGCACACCTAAACACCTTGCTAGAGACCGGATTGTTCTTATTTTGTTCAAGGGGATTGTGGCTGTTCTCGACAGATCTAGTTCTTTTCTCTTCCTACCACTTTTGTTCTTCTTGATTGAAACATCAACTTCTTGGCCTGCTGCAAGTTGTCGTTTGGCTAGATTCCATATTCTTGTAACTGTCCGCAGGTGAACATTCAGCATAGT
The sequence above is a segment of the Triticum dicoccoides isolate Atlit2015 ecotype Zavitan chromosome 1A, WEW_v2.0, whole genome shotgun sequence genome. Coding sequences within it:
- the LOC119288699 gene encoding uncharacterized protein LOC119288699 isoform X1, producing the protein MPPEKSPQSPVACGQRVLISNKLGEKLVGLLHEACSKELVILCHGFRATKDDSILVDLAAALASVGVNAFRFDFAGNGESEGLFQYGNYRKEADDLRSVVSYFSEQKYDIIALVGHSKGGNAVLLYASMYHDVTVIVNISGRFALEQGMEGRLGKNFLQRIKKDGYIDVRNKKGKFEYRVTEESLRDRLSTDTLLSSRSISKDCRVLTVHGSEDETVPARDALMFAANIPNHDLHIVVGANHRYTGHEQELTSLVLDFIKPRPRKSSSLRPKL
- the LOC119288699 gene encoding uncharacterized protein LOC119288699 isoform X2, which encodes MPPEKSPQSPVACGQRVLISNKLGEKLVGLLHEACSKELVILCHGFRATKDDSILVDLAAALASVGVNAFRFDFAGNGESEGLFQYGNYRKEADDLRSVVSYFSEQKYDIIALVGHSKEQGMEGRLGKNFLQRIKKDGYIDVRNKKGKFEYRVTEESLRDRLSTDTLLSSRSISKDCRVLTVHGSEDETVPARDALMFAANIPNHDLHIVVGANHRYTGHEQELTSLVLDFIKPRPRKSSSLRPKL